The sequence below is a genomic window from Mugil cephalus isolate CIBA_MC_2020 chromosome 14, CIBA_Mcephalus_1.1, whole genome shotgun sequence.
CCATGTTCATGAGGTGCAGCCCCTTCGTGTTGACCCCGACGTACACACGGATGACTTTGTGGTTGCTAGCACTGGCCTTGGTGTAGACCTGGCCTGTAAAAAAAGCTGCTCCATAAGTTGGGATGTCCCAGCAGTTCTGCAAGAAGAGTCGCTGCAGGTGGTGCATCTCTTTGCTCACCCCCTCACTGGTGCTCAGGGCCTTTTGGAATGAAAGGGACATAGAGGCCTTGAGTCACTTCAGGAAGCAACAGGGTTaattttaaggtttaaaaaGACAACATGAGCGTACTTTGTATTCGTGAAGGATCCTGTGGGTCCAGTGGTATGCTTTGCTTTTCACTTTGGATATTGGCACAATTGATTTCAGGTTTTCctcactaaaataaaacagaaaaaagtttgGATTTTTCATTTAACTGATGATTTTCTGGACcagaacacaaagaaaaatgttaattttatttactttaggAATCCCTGTTTGTGCTTCTTGCTCTCGTAGTTGCCATAGATGATTTGCAAGAGGAGGCTAGCCAATGTGATCAGCTTGGTGTCTGGTGCAGGAAAGAAGCCCTTCAGGAGACAGTGACGGGCCTCATCGAACAGGATGAGGATGGCAAGTGGATCTTCCACCTGAAGAAAAGTGAGTAGGACCAGAGTGAGGACAGGCTCTCAGTCAGCATATCCAGTCAAGTCatcagtttctgtcatttcactCTTACAAGCTTAAACAAATAGCTTCTCTTAAAATTACCTTTTTCTCAATTTCAAGAGGCAGTCGGACGTCCCTGCGCAGGAACAGCTGAGGTGTCTCCCTTTGAGGATCTAGCACCGTCAGGTCTGTCACAATCTCTGTCCAGATCCGCAAGTGCTGCAGGGGCTTGTGGTACGGCTTCAGCTGCAGGtctgacacacaaaaagcacacaaaTCTTATTGTGATCTTGCagcaataacataaaaacacatggtAATTGCACATTAAAGAACAGTTAATATCACTACATAAAAGATACAAGTACAATACATTTAGTTAGTCTTTAAAGGATTTGGACGGATTTGAGAATGCAGACTTACGTAGGTTTTCTGAGCAGATCCAGATGGTGAAGTACTGCTGTGTCTCCTGAGAAAGACGCATGCCTTCCATGATCTGCTGCACAGTTGTGTTGTTGCCATGTTTTAGCTCTACGGAGCGATATGAACCATCCATGCGGTAGATTCGCACCTTCTCATACTGTGGAACAGACAAACCCAAATAAATATCATACACACAAGAAACACGACTTAGTCAATTGAAAGTCAATGTGCCAAGCACCTTGGATTGTTATGGAGGAAAGAGCACCATCTAGTGGCTAGTGGAGTTAACTGCCACAGAAATATGAACTTGCTTTCTAAATTAGAAAATAATTGCATCCATAACAAACAGACTGTATGAATTTCAGTGTGTACATAGTAATCGCTCAATCTATATGAATCCTGGTGAGCTTTAAAATGTATGTGTAACAAGTTAGTATATTGGTttgttctttaaattaaatcatttcCATTACAATTACGTttccacaaacaacaacacagacaacaaatacATTAGCTGCGCAACTCACTGGTTTGGTGTTGGCTTGCTGCAGAAGCTTCACCGTCTCCTCCCATTCATTCTGTTTGTTCTCCTCACACACTTGTAGCGGTGATCTCTTCTGTTGGTCCTCTATGTGCTGTTGTTGGAGGAGCCAATACCATAATTTAATGATCATCATCTGTTTAATCAGAAGAAACTACAACAACATCTCCAAAGTCAAATTTCGTACCCGGTCGATCTCAGGgtgctgcagcaggagctgCACTATGTCTGCATGGCCTCCTCTGGCTGCAAAGTGCAGAGGGGAGCTGAGCTGACCGTTCAGCAGGTTTGGATTACAGTTACCTTTCTCGAGCAGCAACTTGGTCGCCTCAACTTTACCATGCCTACATGGAATCACAGAAATGTCAATTTTGACCACGACtcaccacaaacaaaacaaaatcgaAGAAAATTGAAACTTTGGGAGACTTCCTCACCAGCAGGCATAGTGTATGGGAGCCCAGTGATCACTGTCCAGCTGCTTCACTGAGAAACCACTGTCCAGAAGCTTAGAAAGCAAATCTGTGTCTCCTTCACAAGCACTGCGGTGGAGAGGAAAGTCATCCACCCACTGGCGGTCCCTAGGAAGACAGAAGTTTATGTTGAGTATCTTCATGGCAATTTTAGTGGGTGAACACATGCCAAATGGCATGAGTTTAACTTGAGGCATCGACACTGTCCTTCCCCCCTATTGGGCATCCTGCGTGGTCAGCAGGGCCGTATACATGCCAGTCCAATGATGAAGACAAGGATGACAGTAATGATAGTGCAATTCAAGTAGAAATAAGCCCTCACTTGTCTTCTGTCACACAGTTGGGGCCATGTTGCCATTTCTCCCTCTTGGGGATCTGAATCTTGGAGTAATCTGGTGCACCAAGACCAAAGTATGGGTTGATGATAACTTTGTCcacctgcagaaaaaacaaaaatttattttcagtttatgtaGTTCTAAATATTGGTTTTCTAATAGAGTGAATACATCAGTCCAGTCAAGTCTCTTCTGGCACAAAAAAGCCACTTCCACATTAATAATACTTCTTTGTGTACAGTGAGTTACTCACCCGGTTGGTGTACTGCAGATCAGATCCATAGAGGGGATTCAGGATGCACATGTCTGCCTTCTCAAGGGACATCATCTTGCTCTTGATCTCCAGGGCAGTGTAACCCATGTGAAGACCCTCCTCGCTCAGTTTGCCTTCACTGCTATAGGCCGGGTTGCTGACATTGGTCTTCACCCGCTCTACGGGTGCTGGTCTGAACAGAGCTGGGATGGCGTGAGGTACAGTGTGCTGCTCTGCTAACCACCTGTGGAGGTCAAACAGTTGGAAGTTAAATCCCTAAAACCTCATCCGAGAGCCATCAGGAACGAAGACTGTGATAAAAGACACATCCTCACTTGTCTAAGGCCAGGAGCATTTTGGAGGTGATGGGACAGAAGTGAGCGCTGGTTTCACTGCACACCCGCATGATATCCTGGAAGCAGTAAAAACTGGGGCTCCCAGGGTTATGGATGGGCTTGCTGTTGTCTGTTAAGAGGAACTCATTACTCTACTGTCTGTACAGTTTAAACAATGTTTCAGAAATTCTGTGAAGATGTTTTAGTGAAAGATATTGTTTGCTCACCTTTAACACTGACTGGTACAACAAAAAGAGAGGCCTGTTTCCCTTCATTGTCCCCTTCAAGAGTAAATTTCTTCATGTGCACCACACGCTTTCCTGCAAACCAAAACCGATTAAGATCATCGTGTCCCAAAAACGAGTCAAATAAAGTGAGCCAATCAAGACACATGAATAGTCACAAGAGCTTGTCTGGCAGAAACGTCTCACCTATGAAGCCTTGGTTATTAGAGATCGGTCTGATCGTTTCGTCAACATAATCCAATATGGATTTGGATTTGTCTCCTCCTTTGATCTTTGTTGCCAGAaggattttctttctcttcttctccttcccttcCAAAGGCACTTCTTTCAACAAGATCTTCACAggtgccagaaaaaaaaaagtggatcaGTATTCAATAAATTCTGTTTCTTGTTGATGCATACAGCTATGACAAACTAACTGTAAATTTATTAACACATATGCATTGTTTTGTAATACTCTGCGTACCTCATAGGCCTTAGCTCTGTATTCCTTTGAGCTCAGGCTGACTTGACTCTTTGGACGAatgacagcaacaaaaacatcttcaaggCCGTCCTCGTTGCCCATCGCGCCGTCTTTTCCTCAGACCCAAGAATACATCCTACACTGGGGCCAAATGCTGTGGAGAGGCATGCCTGAAATGGAAAATTGCAGGCGAAGGAAACATTATGATAAGTCATGATGAACAAAAGTAAAGGTTCACATTCAACAGATTTATTAGGTTAAAGCTGAGCAATTCAGACAAGAGACTGGGTCGCCCCAGGACACGACGAAGTGATTATATCTctcgtctggcctgggagcgccaggggattcctccagaggagctAGTGGAAGTGGCCGGGGAGACGGCCGTCTGGACCTCCCTACTGAGACTGCTGCCCCCGCGACCCGGATAAGCAGAAGAAGATGACGACGATGGCGATTTAGCCATGAAATGAATGCCAGTATTGTGGTAATATCTTTTCATCCTTTATAACAACATTTACAACCTGATCTAATCAAGAACTGAAACAGTTTTATGTACATGTATCAGTTAACTAAGTCATATTTCAAGTAAAAACCTCAAACATTATCTATCTTCAACTTTCAGTGTGCAAGAATTTGCTGcctatgttttgtttttgaaatctGATGTGGTTTGGACATTTAAAATGGTAgcctttaaaaacattaacacagatgAAAAATATATGCTAAATAAGTGAGACAATAACCATCAGAGTaatcagaaatgaaataaaatgttggtGACTGCGTTAATTTTGCATCACTTCATGCATTTTTTACAAACCAGGAAGGTAACATTTGAGGCACTcgtaattttattacatttaaaatgtaatgacTTAATATTACTTATCAAGTAAAATCCCCAAAGATAATAACACCAGCTATGTAGATGATCTGACATTACACTTTATTGATTGTGGCGAGCGCTATAACAACTTTTACCATGGCTCCTGAACGCATCATAATAATGCTAGTGGAAGCtactgtgtgttttacagtgcGGGTTTCGTTATTTTATCAACTATTGGGCTTTGCATAAGTTAAGCAATAATTTCAGTTATTAATGTTTGATCTAATTAAGTAGTAAATAATAAACTGAGTTCCGAAATCAACTTGTTGAGTTCAATGGGGGGGTCACGCCCCGGAAACCAGACTCTACACAAACAGTTTacacaaacagttttatatACTGTACTCTTCTCCCCTCGCTGTGCCGTCGGATCTGTCCCTTGCTACTGTATTTTCTGGTCCACAGCGAACATGGTGAACTTATTTAACTGTATCGGCAGCAGTAGCCGGGATGCTACACTCATCATCACCGCTTTTTTCCGTTCGTCGAGCAGCCGAAACTTACCGAAAGCGACGTGACTGCTCCAGGAGTGGACCAAACGCCGCTTTTCTCGGCTCCCCGGTTTACTTTACCGGGTTAAATTAGCAGTGTGAAGCACGAAGGCTGCTCCTGGTCTGCTTCCAGAGACGATAAATGGGTTGAAGTAGTCGCAGGCCTTTAACTTGGGGCAGGgcagcagagacaaacagaggaatCACGTTACGGTTTGACTGCAGCTGCTCCGGCTGAACAACAGCGAACtctggtggtgggggggagtaAAGTTAGTCTAATAAAACTATTTgggaatattttatattattatattatattatatatatatactaacgTTATACTAACGTTACATGGACATTTGCGTGAACATAAGTTAGTGTATTAGGCTAGATAACTTAGTATCGTAGCACAGTTGCTAGGCAACAGCAAATACTTGGGAGAAGCTACTGGCAAAAAAGCAAACATCCCCTTCTAAAACGCCCTTATTTTAGTTACACTATGTTTTTTAGGCATTAAACAGACAATATAATATGTGTTAACTACTGCGTTTTAGAGGAGGCCAACTGGTAAGGACATAACATCACCTTTGAACAGAGCCAGGATACCTGTTtcagtgtttatgctaagctaagttgcTAACTTGTAAATAAACATACTTAACCAAAATGTCTTACTATTTGAAGTATTATATTCCACAGTGAAATTTTAGTTCAGTGTCAggaattaaatgattattttcattattattagctGATCATGCTTTTAGTCTATACAATATAGGCCTACAGCCCAACATAAGTTcctaattaataataataaataaatcttcataTGTAACAAGCACATACTTACATTTGAAAtgccaaaacagaaaatgttttagcttttgCTAATATATAGTATTTGCTATAAATAGCCTGCTGTGGTGTCAGAATTGAAGTCAGATAAAGTCTTTATTGACGTTATAACTTGTGTGGATTTTAACAAAGTTGAGCTCAGATTTTAACAGGTCGTTTTAAGGGGTGCTTAGtgaaatcattttcttttcatttttttctctttaggGACTTAAGAAATGACTTGTCCTAACTCAATATTTGACTTGTTTACCCCTGAACGTCTTATGACACCACTGCTTAGATACCTTGCTTGGAGGTTAATGggattttctatttatttttttatttttttaccctgGTTGAACACATAGatgttgtatttaaagaatttgaGATATGAATATACACCACTGTGTCCCCTTCACATCTATTTTACTTTGTCCAATATAGAGTATACAACAACAAGGGGAAAAGACACCACATTTTTATGAACTTTATTTGTGTTGCGTTTTGTCCCATTTATCAGCCTACTGTCAAGTGTTAACACATGACCTTTATGTATCACTTGGAAGTTTTGTCCACGTCTTGTTTAAAGCCAGATAGTCTAGTTTCCAACGCGTCgtctctaaaataaaactaattgaTTCAATGGAAGTGACGATTACAGTATTACATTGGCATGCACCACAGGAATGTTTTATTCAGCTCAATTACATTTACTTGAACTTCATGTACAACTCTTGCTATCAGTTTAAGTCTGTGAAGAGTGGATAAAACCTGTAACCTTAGCAGATACCTACAAAGCTGAAAtgacacacaaatattcaaCTTTTCCAACCAATAATTTATACAATTTATTGAAGAGATTGTATAAAATTCCAGCATTTATTGACATGCGACACTAAGCAGCTTTAACATTTAGTGATCACTTTGAAAATAACATACACCGTCAATACAATAACTAAAAGGCTGCAATACAAACATCAAGAGCAGCTCATACAAATGAAAAGTTTGCtttggtttatatatatattttaagataCATTTTGTCCACACCTCAGTATTGTTGCCACTAAACCCGAAGGAtgtcttctctctgcaggtCTCTCAGTGAGTCCATCTTCAAGACGACTTGTCTTTGCACTGGTTGAGCACCTCCTGCATTTTTTCCTGGATATCCTCTACCCTCTTGGCCCACTTCTCCCGCACCTCTTCTTCGTCATCCTCTGTAACAGCTGTGTACGCCATGAGGGCAATGAGGCCCATTTGGAACAGGTGCGCGATATGTGAACAGCGGTGCTCCATGATTTCACGGTCACCATCGCAGTTGTCCAAGTACACTGCCAGTAGAGATTTTCCAAACAGGGTTTTTGTCCCCATCACACCGCGGTAGTAGACATCCAGGCTCATGTCACTCTTGTCTCTCTCATACACCTTCTCAAAGTTTTTCATGTAGCGCTCAGGGTTGTCTGGGTCTTTCTTCACCTGTGCCACCATGGTGGTAAACGCAGCATACTGATGCTTGATGTATTCCTCGTACTTGCCATAAGTTTCATTAACCTCGTCGATGCGGATCTTCCTCAGGCATTGTTGGTTCTTTTCAGAGATGGTCTCCAAGTCGTTGTGGATCTTCTGGAAGTCGTTGTCCAGAGCGTGGGCCTCGTCGTCCGCCAGGCCCTTGCGAGCCACCCCAACCAAGGAGGAGACCACACCAAAAATTGGGTCAATGGAGGACGCAAAGGAGGAAACCTTCTCCACACAGGTCAATACTTTGACTGCAGTTTTCTTGATCTGCTCTTTATCAGCcattactgctgcttttcttctggCGCGTTAAAGACCACAAGAAGGTGAGTTTTGAGTCTGGagagattgaaaaaaaatatatcataatataCATTAATAGGAAATCCATACTGTGCTCTGCTAACATCACAATTAAGAACTTTAAACTAAAATCCTGGTCACACAGAGTCTCAACTGTTTTCCAAGCTCAAGGCTCACTGATGACCACACACACCACGGCACCAGTTGCTGCACCATATTGTGGAAGGTGATGCCAAATGGTGTCATCTTACTAACAACATGTTTCAGAGAAGGCATGTGTCGTCTAAACACACAGACCTTCGACATCTAGGGATGGAAGCAATGCTATTTTCATTATGAGTAGAtctgttgttctttttctcaattattcttttaatttgGACAATAAAACAACCCATGTCAACTCAATGTTTTTGTCCAAGCAGTAGTCTAAAGCTCAATGACATCTAATTAACTGTATCAGAGAAGAATAAGAGCAGCAAATACTGGACCCTGACCTCTCCTAACTTACTGACATCGGAAATAATGACTTAATCAGTCACTGAAAACattgtaaattttttttgttagtcTACTGATGATACATCATCAAtttgtttattaaaagtaaagccAAAGAGCATTTTACAATGTTACAATTTATGAAGCAATCACATATTGTTTATAGTAAAGCATTTAATTTTGTAGGCAAATTATGTTTTCCATCTAAATGACTCAAAATGAACATATTCTGAAAGAAAGTCCTTATGTCTGAATGGCAAAACCAGAAAATTTGTGGTTTGGATTGAGGAACCAAAAAAGGTTGTTAGCTCAAGCACATTTTCATTGATATAATATTATGACATATTGTTTAATAGTAACGAGCATTAAGAGCACTTTTACTGAG
It includes:
- the krit1 gene encoding krev interaction trapped protein 1 yields the protein MGNEDGLEDVFVAVIRPKSQVSLSSKEYRAKAYEILLKEVPLEGKEKKRKKILLATKIKGGDKSKSILDYVDETIRPISNNQGFIGKRVVHMKKFTLEGDNEGKQASLFVVPVSVKDNSKPIHNPGSPSFYCFQDIMRVCSETSAHFCPITSKMLLALDKWLAEQHTVPHAIPALFRPAPVERVKTNVSNPAYSSEGKLSEEGLHMGYTALEIKSKMMSLEKADMCILNPLYGSDLQYTNRVDKVIINPYFGLGAPDYSKIQIPKREKWQHGPNCVTEDKDRQWVDDFPLHRSACEGDTDLLSKLLDSGFSVKQLDSDHWAPIHYACWHGKVEATKLLLEKGNCNPNLLNGQLSSPLHFAARGGHADIVQLLLQHPEIDRHIEDQQKRSPLQVCEENKQNEWEETVKLLQQANTKPYEKVRIYRMDGSYRSVELKHGNNTTVQQIMEGMRLSQETQQYFTIWICSENLHLQLKPYHKPLQHLRIWTEIVTDLTVLDPQRETPQLFLRRDVRLPLEIEKKVEDPLAILILFDEARHCLLKGFFPAPDTKLITLASLLLQIIYGNYESKKHKQGFLNEENLKSIVPISKVKSKAYHWTHRILHEYKALSTSEGVSKEMHHLQRLFLQNCWDIPTYGAAFFTGQVYTKASASNHKVIRVYVGVNTKGLHLMNMETKVLLISLEYSTFMWQLGHADQYFQIHSGDNKMNFIVHTKQAGLIVKLLMKLSGQMTPNDKVATDKYAYG
- the rpz2 gene encoding rapunzel 2, with amino-acid sequence MADKEQIKKTAVKVLTCVEKVSSFASSIDPIFGVVSSLVGVARKGLADDEAHALDNDFQKIHNDLETISEKNQQCLRKIRIDEVNETYGKYEEYIKHQYAAFTTMVAQVKKDPDNPERYMKNFEKVYERDKSDMSLDVYYRGVMGTKTLFGKSLLAVYLDNCDGDREIMEHRCSHIAHLFQMGLIALMAYTAVTEDDEEEVREKWAKRVEDIQEKMQEVLNQCKDKSS